One genomic window of Psychrobacillus sp. INOP01 includes the following:
- a CDS encoding glycine C-acetyltransferase, whose amino-acid sequence MSHVLNNFLSQNLDELKSQGLYNEIDPVEGPNGAKISVKGSELINLSSNNYLGLATNPELKQIAKEAVDKYGVGAGAVRTINGTLDLHVKLEQKLAEFKGTEAAISYQSGFNCNMAAISAVMDKNDAILSDQLNHASIIDGCRLSRAKIIAFNHSDMDDLRAKAKAATESGQYNKVMVITDGVFSMDGDIAKLPEIVAIAKEFDLITYVDDAHGSGVTGKGKGTVKHFGLEKEIDFQIGTLSKAIGVVGGYVAGKKDLIDWLKVRSRPFLFSTALPPGDVAAITTAVQMIIDSTELHDKLWENGDYLKAGLSKLGFDIGASETPITPCIIGDEKLTQAFSKRLFEEGVYAKSIVFPTVPKGTGRVRNMPTAAHTKEMLDEAIAIYEKVGRELGVIK is encoded by the coding sequence ATGTCTCACGTATTAAATAATTTTTTATCCCAAAACTTAGATGAATTAAAAAGCCAAGGTTTATATAACGAAATTGACCCTGTAGAAGGTCCAAATGGGGCGAAAATAAGTGTAAAAGGCTCTGAGCTGATTAACCTATCATCAAATAACTATTTAGGTCTTGCGACAAATCCAGAGCTTAAACAAATTGCCAAAGAAGCAGTGGACAAGTATGGTGTTGGGGCAGGAGCGGTTCGTACGATTAACGGAACATTGGATCTTCATGTGAAGTTAGAGCAAAAGCTAGCTGAATTCAAAGGAACAGAAGCTGCAATTTCGTACCAATCAGGCTTCAACTGTAATATGGCAGCAATTTCTGCTGTGATGGATAAAAACGATGCAATACTGTCGGACCAACTAAACCATGCATCTATTATTGACGGTTGCCGACTGTCACGTGCGAAAATTATTGCTTTTAATCACTCTGATATGGATGATTTACGTGCAAAAGCGAAAGCTGCAACAGAATCTGGACAATACAATAAAGTAATGGTTATTACAGACGGTGTTTTCTCCATGGATGGAGACATTGCGAAGCTTCCAGAAATCGTCGCAATTGCAAAGGAATTTGATCTAATCACCTATGTAGACGATGCACATGGCTCAGGAGTAACTGGTAAAGGGAAGGGAACTGTAAAGCATTTCGGTTTAGAAAAAGAAATCGACTTCCAAATTGGTACTCTTTCCAAAGCAATCGGTGTCGTAGGTGGATACGTTGCAGGTAAAAAGGATTTAATCGACTGGTTAAAGGTCCGTTCGCGTCCATTTTTATTTTCCACAGCGCTACCACCTGGTGATGTAGCGGCAATAACGACAGCAGTTCAAATGATCATCGATTCCACTGAACTGCACGACAAGCTATGGGAAAACGGCGATTACTTAAAAGCAGGTTTATCGAAACTAGGCTTTGACATCGGTGCATCCGAAACACCAATCACTCCATGTATTATCGGAGACGAAAAACTAACTCAGGCATTCTCCAAACGACTATTCGAAGAAGGCGTTTATGCAAAATCAATCGTCTTCCCAACCGTACCAAAAGGAACAGGCCGCGTACGCAACATGCCAACCGCAGCTCATACAAAAGAAATGCTAGATGAAGCCATAGCTATTTACGAAAAAGTTGGTAGGGAGCTTGGGGTAATTAAATAA
- a CDS encoding DUF2750 domain-containing protein, with protein MNQKEFESVIKQPPIKRYEYFIKKVADYEEVWGLYDDGWATAQDDDGNILIPFFPKKEFAEFCTVNEWNKFKAESIDLYEFIDQWLVGMKEDRVKPSIFPINEDSVIVEIDVLLRDINNELENY; from the coding sequence ATGAACCAAAAAGAATTTGAATCGGTCATTAAACAGCCACCAATTAAAAGATATGAGTATTTTATTAAAAAGGTCGCTGATTATGAGGAAGTCTGGGGATTATATGACGATGGTTGGGCAACAGCACAGGATGATGATGGAAATATATTGATTCCTTTCTTTCCCAAAAAGGAATTCGCAGAATTCTGTACTGTTAATGAGTGGAATAAATTTAAAGCTGAATCGATTGACTTATATGAGTTTATTGACCAATGGCTTGTTGGAATGAAGGAAGATAGAGTTAAGCCATCCATTTTCCCAATAAATGAAGATTCAGTAATAGTTGAGATAGATGTGTTATTAAGGGATATAAATAATGAGTTAGAGAATTATTAA
- a CDS encoding S66 peptidase family protein, which yields MIQRLKKGDKIGIFTPSSPATVTAYQRFQRAKAFIEQKGFVIVEGELTGQSDVYRSGTPKARAEELNKLLRNPDIKMIMSTIGGTNSNSLLPYIDYEAFKDNPKIIVGYSDATAVLLALYAKTSITTYYGPALIPSFGEFEPLVNDTYRYFEQYFMEENKLPYEVPMPSFWSDEPVNWLEKTTDKNLYRNEWITGHSGVAEGRLIGGNVNAMYGFIGSPYFPTIEHGDILLIEDCMKNASVVEKNFAMLKLHGVFEKVAGIILGKHELYDDLGTGKLPLDLLIEQLDRLNIPILADFDTCHTHPMHPLAIGKKVKLDADAKKVVSIENWL from the coding sequence ATGATTCAACGCTTAAAAAAAGGAGATAAAATCGGGATTTTTACCCCATCTTCTCCTGCAACAGTTACAGCCTATCAACGCTTTCAACGTGCTAAAGCTTTTATAGAACAAAAAGGTTTTGTTATTGTAGAAGGAGAATTGACAGGGCAATCAGATGTGTATCGTTCTGGCACACCCAAAGCACGTGCAGAGGAACTAAATAAATTATTACGAAATCCAGATATTAAGATGATTATGTCTACTATAGGTGGCACAAATTCAAATAGCTTGTTGCCATATATCGATTATGAGGCATTTAAGGATAATCCAAAGATAATCGTTGGATATTCTGATGCAACCGCTGTTTTACTTGCACTTTATGCAAAAACAAGTATCACAACATATTATGGTCCTGCTCTTATTCCCTCTTTTGGTGAATTTGAGCCTCTTGTAAATGATACATATCGTTATTTTGAACAATATTTCATGGAAGAAAATAAGCTTCCATACGAAGTTCCAATGCCATCATTTTGGTCTGATGAGCCAGTGAATTGGCTTGAAAAAACAACTGATAAAAATCTTTATCGTAATGAGTGGATAACTGGGCATAGTGGAGTAGCAGAAGGGCGATTAATAGGTGGTAATGTAAATGCAATGTACGGATTTATTGGTTCGCCTTATTTCCCAACAATTGAGCATGGCGACATATTATTAATTGAGGACTGTATGAAAAATGCTTCTGTTGTTGAGAAAAACTTTGCTATGCTTAAGTTACATGGTGTTTTTGAAAAAGTCGCTGGCATAATTTTAGGTAAACATGAACTATACGATGATTTAGGTACAGGAAAACTACCATTAGATTTATTGATTGAACAATTAGATAGACTCAACATTCCAATTTTAGCTGATTTCGATACATGTCACACCCATCCGATGCATCCATTAGCTATCGGTAAAAAAGTGAAGTTAGATGCAGATGCTAAAAAGGTAGTAAGCATAGAAAATTGGTTATAA
- the ybaK gene encoding Cys-tRNA(Pro) deacylase — protein sequence MSKKLKTNAVRKLEQQKIKFELIEYELTGDQVDGVTVADKIGYPVSVVYKTLLITAGTNRHYVCIIPVHKELNLKEVAKAVGEKKVELLPLNELQPTTGYIRGGCSPIGMKKLFPTWIDASAESLDFILVSGGKIGLQVKLSVKDLLQLTNGRIATIIKM from the coding sequence ATGAGCAAAAAACTAAAAACGAATGCAGTTCGTAAATTAGAACAGCAGAAAATTAAGTTTGAATTAATTGAATATGAGCTTACTGGTGATCAAGTAGACGGGGTAACTGTAGCTGATAAAATAGGTTATCCCGTTTCAGTTGTATATAAAACATTACTTATTACTGCTGGAACAAATAGGCATTATGTTTGTATTATCCCTGTACATAAAGAGTTGAATTTAAAAGAAGTAGCTAAAGCTGTAGGGGAGAAAAAAGTGGAGTTGTTACCGCTTAATGAACTGCAACCGACCACTGGATATATTCGAGGTGGATGTTCCCCGATAGGGATGAAGAAACTATTTCCAACATGGATAGATGCAAGTGCAGAGAGTCTTGATTTTATCCTTGTAAGTGGTGGGAAAATCGGCCTTCAGGTAAAACTAAGCGTCAAAGATTTACTTCAACTCACGAATGGCCGAATTGCAACAATTATTAAAATGTAA
- a CDS encoding right-handed parallel beta-helix repeat-containing protein codes for MKKIYFILLAAAAIMIVLVLNNINDKQDQAIYVALNGNDQNAGTKSKPFRTLKKATTEANAGTTVLIRKGTYNEKLVVKHSGTKSKPITFKAYNKEKVVLSGKDINDVEGDTSLVTINNKNYVTISGLIIQDLSTDLADETVMGIYVTGSSNHITLENNNVQRIETHADDGNGHGIAIYGTGTMKDINILNNTLEDLKLGSSESLALNGNIDGFKVENNIVRRSDNIGIDLIGYEGTSNDKKVDYVRNGIVKNNQVSEISSYGNPAYGGDYSAGGIYVDGGKNITIEKNTIYKSDIGIEATSEHAKKYADNIKIINNIIYDNFYTGISIGGYDGDRGGTINSTISQNILYRNDTKGLDGGQLLLQHDTKNNVIERNILTAGPSRIFISNYFTTNQENKLQKNVFHKERGETGIWIWKEEEYTTFPKFKKASKSDEKSSYLDPRYQNAIKYDFRLKKDSPAKKIVD; via the coding sequence ATGAAAAAAATCTATTTTATCCTCTTGGCTGCAGCTGCTATCATGATTGTTTTAGTTTTAAACAATATAAATGATAAGCAGGATCAAGCTATTTACGTAGCTCTAAATGGAAATGATCAAAATGCTGGGACAAAATCAAAGCCATTTCGCACACTAAAAAAAGCGACGACAGAAGCAAATGCCGGGACTACCGTTCTCATACGAAAAGGAACCTATAATGAAAAGCTTGTCGTTAAACATAGTGGCACCAAATCAAAACCAATTACTTTTAAAGCCTACAACAAGGAGAAGGTTGTTCTTAGTGGAAAGGATATAAATGATGTTGAAGGGGACACATCCTTAGTTACGATAAATAATAAAAACTACGTGACAATTAGCGGGCTAATTATACAGGATTTATCTACTGATTTAGCAGATGAAACAGTAATGGGGATTTATGTAACAGGCTCTAGCAACCATATAACATTAGAGAATAACAATGTGCAGCGGATTGAAACCCATGCAGATGATGGGAATGGCCATGGGATCGCTATATACGGAACAGGCACAATGAAGGATATAAATATTTTGAATAATACGTTGGAAGATTTAAAACTCGGTTCAAGTGAATCTCTAGCTCTAAATGGAAATATTGACGGTTTTAAAGTGGAAAATAATATAGTTCGCCGAAGTGATAATATCGGAATTGATCTGATTGGTTATGAAGGCACCTCCAATGATAAAAAAGTGGACTATGTGCGAAATGGTATAGTAAAAAATAATCAAGTTTCTGAAATATCCTCTTACGGTAATCCGGCTTATGGGGGAGATTATTCTGCTGGTGGAATTTATGTAGATGGTGGAAAGAATATAACCATTGAAAAGAATACCATTTATAAAAGTGATATTGGAATTGAAGCAACCTCTGAGCATGCTAAAAAATACGCTGATAACATTAAAATAATAAACAATATTATTTATGACAACTTTTACACTGGAATATCGATTGGTGGGTATGATGGGGATCGGGGAGGTACGATCAATTCTACTATCTCTCAAAATATTCTTTATCGAAATGACACGAAGGGGCTAGATGGGGGACAGCTATTATTACAACATGATACAAAAAACAATGTGATAGAAAGAAATATTTTAACCGCTGGACCATCGCGGATTTTTATCTCCAACTATTTTACAACCAATCAAGAAAATAAACTACAAAAGAATGTATTTCATAAAGAAAGAGGAGAAACAGGTATTTGGATATGGAAAGAGGAAGAATATACAACTTTTCCTAAATTTAAAAAAGCTTCAAAAAGTGATGAGAAATCAAGTTATTTAGATCCAAGATATCAAAATGCAATCAAATATGATTTTAGGCTGAAAAAGGATTCGCCTGCAAAAAAAATTGTAGACTAA
- a CDS encoding zf-HC2 domain-containing protein, translating to MKHSIFKDLAPAYIDKLTSEETNEQIEKHMDQCEECRNYLNKMKGDLFSEDENERRKDKRNIDYFKKVRSKNRKKILVIVSSLLAMFLVLITAYYFVFVNMWQASSSNVETNIQSQGTMATLLFKAKKDNHYIILTDAKTDEGYTDTIFVYEKRNDFSTPAKLLKDGSGISFTFADENTLLLYNGKKKKLTDEDKVTIQYKDKTDVIPIKDLYDKGNDAE from the coding sequence ATGAAACATAGTATATTTAAGGACTTGGCTCCTGCTTATATTGATAAATTAACAAGTGAAGAAACAAACGAACAGATAGAAAAACATATGGATCAATGTGAAGAATGCCGAAATTATTTAAACAAAATGAAGGGAGATTTATTTTCAGAAGATGAAAATGAGAGAAGAAAAGATAAAAGGAACATTGATTATTTCAAAAAGGTACGCTCGAAAAATAGAAAAAAGATCTTAGTTATCGTATCATCACTACTAGCAATGTTTCTTGTTCTGATAACTGCTTATTACTTTGTGTTTGTAAATATGTGGCAAGCAAGTTCCAGTAATGTTGAAACAAACATTCAGAGTCAGGGCACGATGGCTACGCTCTTATTCAAAGCAAAAAAGGACAATCATTATATAATTTTAACAGATGCAAAAACAGATGAGGGATATACAGATACTATATTTGTGTATGAAAAAAGGAACGATTTTTCTACCCCAGCAAAACTCCTAAAAGATGGGAGTGGCATTTCTTTCACATTTGCAGATGAAAACACATTATTACTGTATAATGGGAAGAAGAAAAAACTAACGGATGAAGATAAGGTAACTATACAATATAAAGATAAAACCGATGTAATACCCATAAAAGATTTATATGATAAAGGTAACGATGCTGAATGA
- the resA gene encoding thiol-disulfide oxidoreductase ResA: MDKKKKRFYMRTIILALMVVAIVFTIYTNLTKERTALLQVGDDAPDFALVDMNGEKHQLSDYKGQGVFLNFWGTWCKPCEREFPLMDKQYQEYKDQGLEILAVNIGESDFAVQKFIDRKGLTFPVLIDDNKSVMETYKINPLPTTLLINPEGKIEKVITGEMSEEMIKEYMEQIIPI; the protein is encoded by the coding sequence ATGGATAAAAAGAAAAAGCGCTTCTACATGCGTACAATTATTTTAGCTTTAATGGTAGTGGCGATTGTTTTTACTATTTATACAAATTTAACGAAGGAAAGAACCGCATTATTACAGGTGGGAGACGATGCTCCAGATTTTGCCCTTGTAGATATGAATGGAGAAAAACATCAACTATCCGATTATAAAGGTCAGGGAGTCTTTTTGAATTTTTGGGGAACCTGGTGTAAACCATGCGAAAGAGAATTTCCACTTATGGATAAACAATATCAAGAATATAAAGACCAAGGACTAGAAATATTGGCGGTAAATATAGGGGAGTCTGATTTTGCCGTTCAAAAATTTATAGATCGCAAAGGATTAACTTTTCCAGTACTTATCGATGACAACAAAAGTGTGATGGAAACTTACAAGATTAATCCTTTGCCAACTACGTTACTTATTAACCCTGAAGGTAAAATTGAGAAAGTCATCACCGGGGAAATGAGCGAAGAAATGATCAAGGAATACATGGAACAAATTATTCCTATCTAA
- a CDS encoding RNA polymerase sigma factor has product MDKDNIYQDYGDFIFKYLLTLTNNLDLAEELTQETFYQAIKSINNFHDNGKAKFSTWLCAIAKNVWLQELNHKNKNQQLKDSLKSESTTFYDLEDEYIKNEDKVMFFKKAHQLSEDKREILYLRLLGDLTFKEIGSIFERTENWARVTFYRAKLEIRKGE; this is encoded by the coding sequence GTGGATAAGGACAATATATACCAAGATTATGGGGATTTTATTTTTAAATACTTGTTAACTTTGACAAACAACCTTGATTTAGCAGAGGAGCTAACTCAAGAAACATTTTATCAAGCGATTAAATCCATTAATAACTTTCACGATAATGGTAAAGCCAAGTTTTCCACGTGGCTCTGTGCAATTGCTAAAAACGTATGGCTGCAAGAATTAAACCATAAAAATAAAAACCAACAATTGAAGGACTCACTAAAAAGTGAAAGCACAACATTTTACGACTTGGAAGATGAGTATATAAAAAACGAGGATAAAGTTATGTTTTTTAAAAAGGCTCATCAACTCAGTGAGGATAAACGAGAAATACTTTATTTAAGATTGTTGGGTGACTTAACGTTCAAAGAAATTGGTTCAATTTTTGAAAGGACAGAAAACTGGGCAAGAGTGACTTTTTATAGAGCAAAACTTGAAATCAGAAAGGGTGAGTAG
- a CDS encoding YitT family protein, which yields MKQLVWRWIFFVTGVTTMALGISMTIKGQQFGIGPWDVFHVGLYNHLGLTIGTWAILTGIIIVLITMIGTKKFPQLGTWLNILFIGSFIDVFNWLLPDITSYIGQLIIFVIGIVITAVGVGVYVSPNVGAGPRDSLMLLLMAKTGWSIKKVRTGIEIIVALAGWALGGPVGLGTIIIALLLGQIVHYSLPLSQKLLYKISGYTLPYIKKSVENQP from the coding sequence ATGAAGCAATTAGTTTGGCGTTGGATATTTTTTGTTACCGGAGTCACAACGATGGCCTTGGGAATTTCGATGACCATTAAGGGACAGCAATTTGGAATTGGACCATGGGATGTATTTCATGTTGGTTTATATAATCATCTTGGTTTAACTATTGGTACTTGGGCAATTTTGACGGGTATTATCATTGTGTTGATCACGATGATTGGAACGAAGAAATTTCCACAGCTTGGAACATGGTTAAATATTCTTTTTATAGGGTCCTTTATTGATGTGTTTAACTGGCTGTTGCCTGATATCACAAGTTACATAGGTCAGCTAATTATATTTGTTATTGGAATTGTGATAACGGCAGTGGGGGTAGGGGTGTATGTTTCTCCGAACGTTGGAGCGGGTCCACGCGATTCTCTTATGCTGCTGCTTATGGCGAAAACGGGCTGGAGTATTAAAAAGGTGCGAACTGGTATTGAAATAATTGTGGCACTAGCAGGCTGGGCACTTGGTGGCCCCGTGGGATTAGGTACTATTATTATTGCTTTATTGCTCGGTCAGATAGTTCATTATTCATTGCCATTATCTCAAAAACTATTATATAAAATTTCGGGTTATACATTACCGTATATTAAGAAGAGTGTAGAAAATCAGCCCTGA
- a CDS encoding disulfide oxidoreductase, translating into MVNKPLLFAWITSIIAMVGSLFFSERMGFIPCTLCWYQRILMYPLVIFLGIAFYQNDAKVYKYILPLSVIGMLVSSYHYALQKIPSLSEFSACTNGVPCSGQYINLFGFVTIPFLALIAFTFITGMMLVLWKRK; encoded by the coding sequence ATGGTAAATAAACCGCTTCTCTTTGCGTGGATAACATCGATTATAGCGATGGTAGGTAGCTTGTTTTTTAGCGAACGGATGGGATTTATCCCATGTACGCTCTGCTGGTATCAGCGAATTTTGATGTATCCACTTGTCATTTTCTTAGGTATCGCTTTTTACCAGAATGACGCAAAAGTTTATAAGTATATTCTTCCGCTGTCAGTGATTGGGATGTTAGTGTCCAGTTATCATTATGCATTGCAAAAAATTCCTTCTTTAAGTGAGTTCAGTGCATGTACAAACGGAGTTCCGTGTTCCGGACAATATATCAATTTGTTTGGTTTTGTAACAATTCCATTTCTGGCCCTCATTGCATTTACATTTATAACTGGGATGATGCTAGTGCTATGGAAACGTAAGTAA